From a single Miscanthus floridulus cultivar M001 chromosome 8, ASM1932011v1, whole genome shotgun sequence genomic region:
- the LOC136473088 gene encoding LOB domain-containing protein 29-like, producing the protein MTGLGSPCGACKFLRRKCVKGCVFAPYFCHEQGAAHFAAIHKVFGASNASKLLMHLPISDRCEAAVTMSYEAQARLQDPIYGCVAHIFSLQQQVVSLQAELESFKALATQGYGDGSLTSNPQKENCERLAPYIQDGQLFFHPTMANNSSVKSERQLYFANDCFTSTSTQHFEGYEPDLYMPDYYNNSNPSCTMQGSGYHDMDDLQSVAFAYLHEA; encoded by the exons ATGACAGGCCTTGGCTCACCATGTGGTGCGTGCAAGTTCCTACGCAGGAAGTGTGTGAAGGGGTGTGTCTTCGCTCCATATTTCTGTCATGAGCAAGGGGCTGCACACTTTGCTGCTATCCATAAGGTCTTTGGGGCTAGCAATGCCTCAAAGCTCCTAATGCATCTCCCGATAAGTGACCGCTGCGAAGCTGCAGTCACTATGTCATATGAGGCACAGGCCAGGCTTCAGGATCCAATATATGGCTGTGTTGCTCACATCTTTTCTCTGCAACAACAG GTGGTCAGTCTGCAAGCAGAACTAGAGTCTTTCAAAGCTCTAGCAACACAAGGATATGGAGATGGGTCCTTGACATCAAACCCTCAGAAAGAAAACTGTGAAAGATTAGCACCTTACATTCAAGATGGGCAGCTCTTTTTCCACCCAACAATGGCAAACAATTCTTCAGTAAAGAGTGAAAGGCAGTTATACTTTGCAAATGACTGCTTCACATCAACATCAACTCAACATTTTGAAGGTTATGAGCCAGATTTATACATGCCTGACTACTACAACAACAGCAATCCTTCTTGCACCATGCAAGGGAGTGGGTATCATGATATGGATGACCTTCAGTCAGTAGCCTTTGCCTATCTGCATGAAGCATGA
- the LOC136473087 gene encoding bet1-like SNARE 1-1 — MNSRRDFRSHRAALFDGIEEGGIRSPAYSSREIHEHENDQALDSLHDRVSVLKRLTGDIHEEVENHNRMLDRMGNDMDASRGFLSGTVDKFKMVFETKSSRRMATMVASFIAVFLLIYYLTR, encoded by the exons ATGAACTCGAGGAG GGATTTCCGCAGCCATAGAGCTGCTTTATTTGATGGCATTGAAGAAGGTGGG atcagat CTCCAGCTTATTCTTCTCGTGAAATTCATGAGCATGAGAATGATCAAGCTCTGGACAGTTTGCATGACAGGGTCAGCGTTCTCAAAAGA TTGACTGGCGATATACATGAAGAAGTGGAGAATCATAACCGGATGCTGGACAGAATG GGTAATGATATGGATGCTTCGAGAGGATTTCTTTCTGGGACCGTGGACAAGTTCAAGATG GTTTTCGAGACGAAATCGAGCCGCAGGATGGCAACCATGGTGGCATCCTTCATTGCTGTCTTCTTGCTCATATACTACCTTACCAGGTAG
- the LOC136473086 gene encoding AT-hook motif nuclear-localized protein 20-like, with amino-acid sequence MVPSSKDGGATEQPTSGGSGDDRENGTGEPKEGAVVTGNRRPRGRPPGSKNKPKPPIFVTRDSPNALRSHVMEVAGGADVAESIAHFARRRQRGVCVLSGAGTVTDVALRQPAAPGAVVALRGRFEILSLTGTFLPGPAPPGSTGLTVYLAGGQGQVVGGSVVGTLTAAGPVMVMASTFANATYERLPLDDAEEEPGQAPLQLPPGGPGGGPPLIMGGMAADPSAMPMFGGGAGGMPPSLMPGGGAASGAGLQLRHEGLAWAHARPPPY; translated from the coding sequence ATGGTACCTTCCTCCAAGGACGGCGGCGCCACCGAGCAGCCGACGAGCGGCGGGAGCGGCGACGACCGGGAGAACGGCACGGGCGAGCCCAAGGAAGGCGCGGTGGTGACGGGCAACCGGCGGCCCCGCGGGCGGCCGCCGGGTTCCAAGAACAAGCCGAAGCCTCCCATCTTCGTGACACGTGACAGCCCCAACGCGCTGCGCAGCCACGTGATGGAGGTGGCCGGCGGGGCCGACGTGGCCGAGTCCATCGCCCACTTCGCGCGCCGCAGGCAGCGCGGCGTGTGCGTGCTCAGCGGCGCGGGCACCGTCACCGACGTCGCACTCCGCCAGCCCGCGGCCCCGGGCGCCGTGGTCGCGCTCCGCGGCCGCTTCGAGATCCTCTCGCTCACGGGCACGTTCCTGCCGGGCCCCGCGCCGCCGGGATCCACGGGGCTCACCGTGTACCTCGCGGGCGGGCAGGGGCAGGTCGTCGGCGGCAGCGTGGTCGGCACGCTCACCGCGGCGGGGCCCGTCATGGTGATGGCGTCCACGTTCGCCAACGCCACCTACGAGAGGCTGCCGCTGGACGACGCCGAGGAGGAGCCCGGGCAGGCGCCGCTGCAGCTGCCTCCCGGCGGCCCGGGCGGAGGGCCGCCTCTGATAATGGGCGGGATGGCCGCCGATCCCTCGGCGATGCCAATGTTCGGTGGTGGCGCCGGCGGCATGCCGCCAAGCCTCATGCCAGGGGGCGGCGCCGCCTCCGGTGCGGGCCTGCAGCTCAGGCACGAGGGGCTTGCATGGGCTCATGCACGGCCACCGCCATACTAG